In Notamacropus eugenii isolate mMacEug1 chromosome 1, mMacEug1.pri_v2, whole genome shotgun sequence, one genomic interval encodes:
- the TSHZ3 gene encoding teashirt homolog 3 — protein MPRRKQQAPRRAAAYVSDELKAAALVDEDMDPDETAADGEPSAKYACPEKEFSKTCPSYQNSPAAEFSSHEMDSESHISETSDRMADFESSSVKNEEESKEVAIPLEDSAVSDSLEQMKAVYNNFLSNSYWSNLNLNLHQPSSEKNNGSSSSSSSSSSSCGSGSFDWHQSAMAKTLQQVSQSRILPEPSLFSTVQLYRQSSKLYGSIFTGASKFRCKDCSAAYDTLVELTVHMNETGHYRDDNHETDNNNPKRWSKPRKRSLLEMEGKEDAQKVLKCMYCGHSFESLQDLSVHMIKTKHYQKVPLKEPVTPVAAKIIPATRKKAPLELELPSSPDSTGGTPKATMSDTNDALQKNSNPYITPNNRYGHQNGASYAWHFEARKSQILKCMECGSSHDTLQELTAHMMVTGHFIKVTNSAMKKGKPIIEAPVTPTITALLDEKVQSVPLAATTFTSPSNTPSSISPKLNVEVKKETDKERVVTEEKTKDKEKSTEEEEKYDISSKYHYLTENDLEESPKGGLDILKSLENTVTSAINKAQNGTPSWGGYPSIHAAYQLPNMMKLSLGSSGKGTPLKPMFGNSEIVSPTKNQTLVSPPSSQTSPMPKTNFHAMEELVKKVTEKVAKVEEKMKEPEGKLSPMKRATPSPCSSEVSEPIKMEASSDGGFKSQEDSPSPQRDGCKESSPLAEPVENGKELVKPMTSGLSSSTAIITDHPPEQPFVNPLSALQSVMNIHLGKAAKPSLPALDPMSMLFKMSNSLAEKAAVATPPLQSKKADHLDRYFYHINNDQPIDLTKGKTDKSCSLGSVLLSPTSTSPATSSSAVTTAKTSAVMSFMSSSPLRENALSDISDMLKNLTESHTSKSSTPSSISEKSDIDGTTLEEPEETTPAQKRKGRQSNWNPQHLLILQAQFAASLRQTSEGKYIMSDLSPQERMHISRFTGLSMTTISHWLANVKYQLRRTGGTKFLKNLDTGHPVFFCNDCASQIRTPSTYISHLESHLGFRLRDLSKLSNEQINNQIAQTKSPSEKLVTSSPEEELGTSYQCKLCNRTFASKHAVKLHLSKTHGKSPEDHLLYVSELEKQ, from the coding sequence CCTATGTTTCAGATGAATTGAAGGCAGCTGCCCTGGTTGATGAAGACATGGACCCTGATGAAACTGCCGCAGATGGGGAGCCCTCCGCCAAATATGCGTGCCCTGAGAAAGAGTTCAGTAAGACTTGTCCTAGCTACCAGAACTCTCCTGCTGCTGAATTTTCCAGCCATGAGATGGACAGTGAGTCTCACATTAGTGAGACCAGTGATCGAATGGCTGACTTTGAAAGCAGCTCAGTTAAAAACGAGGAGGAGAGTAAGGAGGTTGCCATCCCCTTGGAAGACTCAGCAGTGTCCGATAGcctggagcagatgaaagctgtCTACAATAACTTTCTCTCCAACTCGTACTGGTCCAATCTCAATCTGAACCTGCACCAGCCCTCCTCAGAGAAAAATaatggtagcagcagcagcagcagtagcagcagcagcagctgtgggaGTGGCAGCTTTGATTGGCATCAGAGTGCCATGGCTAAGACGCTGCAGCAAGTGTCTCAGAGCCGGATTCTCCCAGAGCCCAGTCTCTTTAGCACAGTGCAGCTGTACCGACAAAGCAGCAAGCTTTATGGATCCATATTTACTGGGGCCAGCAAATTCCGCTGCAAAGACTGTAGTGCAGCCTACGATACGTTAGTAGAATTAACAGTGCACATGAACGAAACAGGACATTATCGAGATGACAACCACGAGACTGATAACAACAACCCCAAGAGGTGGTCCAAGCCCCGCAAACGGTCCTTgctagaaatggaaggaaaagaagatgctCAGAAGGTTTTAAAGTGCATGTACTGTGGCCATTCTTTTGAGTCTCTCCAGGACTTGAGTGTTCATATGATTAAAACAAAACACTACCAAAAAGTGCCTCTGAAGGAACCTGTCACGCCTGTTGCAGCCAAGATCATTCCCGCCACCAGAAAGAAAGCTCCTCTGGAGCTTGAACTTCCCAGCTCCCCAGATTCCACAGGTGGGACCCCAAAGGCAACTATGTCAGACACAAATGATGCTCTGCAGAAGAACTCCAATCCCTACATCACGCCAAATAACCGCTATGGCCACCAAAATGGGGCCAGCTATGCCTGGCACTTCGAGGCCAGAAAATCCCAGATCCTCAAGTGCATGGAGTGCGGCAGCTCCCATGACACTTTGCAGGAGCTCACAGCCCACATGATGGTGACCGGACACTTTATCAAGGTCACTAACTCAGCCATGAAGAAAGGGAAGCCTATCATTGAGGCTCCCGTCACTCCAACCATCACAGCTCTGCTTGATGAGAAGGTACAGTCTGTTCCCCTGGCAGCCACCACATTTACCTCTCCCTCCAATACACCCTCAAGCATTTCCCCAAAATTAAATGTGGAGGTcaaaaaggaaactgacaaaGAGAGAGTGGTGACTGAAGAAAAAACtaaggacaaagaaaaatcaactgaagaagaggaaaagtatGACATCTCTTCTAAGTACCATTActtgactgaaaatgacttaGAGGAGAGTCCCAAAGGAGGCCTGGATATCTTAAAATCACTAGAAAACACAGTCACGTCAGCTATTAACAAAGCCCAGAATGGGACTCCTAGCTGGGGTGGCTATCCTAGCATACATGCAGCCTATCAACTCCCAAACATGATGAAATTGTCTCTGGGCTCTTCAGGGAAGGGCACACCCCTGAAACCCATGTTTGGCAATAGTGAGATTGTGTCACCCACAAAGAACCAGACCCTGGTATCTCCACCCAGCAGCCAAACCTCCCCAATGCCAAAGACCAACTTCCATGCTATGGAAGAGCTGGTCAAGAAAGTCACTGAGAAAGTTGCCAAAGttgaagaaaagatgaaggagCCTGAAGGGAAGCTCTCCCCAATGAAAAGGGCCACACCTTCCCCTTGTAGCAGTGAGGTGAGTGAGCCCATCAAGATGGAGGCCTCCAGTGATGGAGGGTTCAAAAGCCAAGAGGATAGCCCCAGTCCTCAGAGGGATGGGTGCAAGGAGAGCAGCCCCCTGGCAGAGCCTGTAGAGAATGGCAAGGAACTGGTCAAGCCCATGACAAGTGGCTTAAGCAGCAGTACGGCTATCATTACTGACCACCCTCCTGAGCAGCCCTTTGTTAATCCCTTGAGTGCTCTCCAGTCAGTCATGAACATCCATTTGGGGAAAGCAGCCAAGCCCTCCTTGCCTGCCCTTGATCCCATGAGCATGCTCTTCAAGATGAGCAACAGTTTGGCTGAAAAGGCTGCAGTGGCAACCCCACCCCTGCAGTCCAAGAAAGCAGACCACTTAGACCGCTATTTCTACCACATCAACAATGACCAGCCCATTGACTTGACGAAAGGAAAGACTGACAAAAGCTGTTCTTTAGGTTCAGTGCTCTTGTCACCCACGTCAACATCCCCCGCCACCTCTTCCTCCGCAGTGACAACGGCAAAGACGTCGGCCGTCATGTCGTTCATGTCCAGCTCGCCGCTCCGTGAGAATGCCTTGTCAGATATCTCTGATATGTTGAAGAACCTGACAGAGAGCCACACATCAAAATCTTCCACACCTTCTAGCATCTCTGAGAAGTCTGACATTGACGGGACCACGTTAGAAGAGCCTGAGGAGACAACACCAGCCCAGAAGAGGAAGGGACGCCAGTCCAATTGGAATCCCCAGCACCTGCTGATCTTACAGGCCCAGTTTGCTGCCAGCCTCCGACAGACATCAGAAGGGAAGTACATCATGTCAGACCTGAGCCCCCAAGAGCGGATGCATATCTCCAGGTTCACAGGCCTCTCGATGACCACCATCAGCCACTGGCTGGCCAATGTGAAATACCAGCTTAGAAGGACAGGGGGAACCAAGTTCCTCAAAAACTTGGACACTGGCCACCCTGTGTTCTTTTGTAATGACTGTGCATCACAAATCAGGACTCCTTCCACATACATCAGTCACCTGGAGTCACATCTGGGTTTCAGATTGAGGGACTTGTCCAAACTGTCCAATGAACAGATTAACAATCAGATAGCACAAACTAAGTCCCCGTCAGAAAAACTGGTGACATCATCTCCTGAAGAGGAACTAGGGACTTCCTACCAGTGTAAACTTTGCAATCGGACCTTTGCAAGCAAGCATGCCGTTAAACTTCATCTTAGCAAAACACATGGGAAATCGCCAGAGGATCATCTCCTGTATGTCTCAGAGCTCGAGAAGCAGTAG